A portion of the Actinomycetes bacterium genome contains these proteins:
- the tuf gene encoding elongation factor Tu (EF-Tu; promotes GTP-dependent binding of aminoacyl-tRNA to the A-site of ribosomes during protein biosynthesis; when the tRNA anticodon matches the mRNA codon, GTP hydrolysis results; the inactive EF-Tu-GDP leaves the ribosome and release of GDP is promoted by elongation factor Ts; many prokaryotes have two copies of the gene encoding EF-Tu), whose amino-acid sequence MSKEKFERTKPHVNVGTMGHIDHGKTTLTAAITKTLSDRVDGNAFTE is encoded by the coding sequence CAAGGAGAAGTTTGAGCGTACGAAGCCGCATGTGAATGTGGGGACGATGGGTCATATTGACCATGGGAAGACGACGTTGACGGCTGCGATCACCAAGACTTTGTCTGATCGTGTTGATGGGAATGCGTTTACGGAG